GACGCTGGTTTGACGCCTGAGCTTGGTTTGGTGGGTGATGAGGCGTTTGAATTTCAGTGCCCGGGGCCGGGTCGTGGCCCAACAAGTGCTGCTCCAGAGCTTCGAGTTCCCTAGCATGGGACTGGTTGAAATCGCGAGCGGCTTCGGAACCGCCGTCCCTGTGGGATCCCTGGGCTGGCTGGGCCTGGTCCGGGCTCACTGGGCGTCGACCGGATTCGCCGGAGCCTTGCCCAGCTTGGTCTGAACTCTGGTCGGATGAAGACCCATTGGCATCGTTTGGCATCCTGGTCTGGTGGTCCTGCTGGGCATTTCGCCCAGCGGATGCGTCCGCGAGAGCTGTTCTGGAAGGCTGGCTTTCCGCCGGCTGGCTGGCTTGTGATGCACCGCCGTCGGGTGCTGCCGCCGCCTGTGATCTCTCGCCTTGCTGGGCGGTGGCTACGGTGGCAGAGCCTTGAGCGGGTCGGGAGGAGGGGGTCTGTTGGGGCGTCCCGGCAGGCTGGGATGCTGCGACCTGATCTTGGGGCGACGAAGGCTGGGTGGCCGTCATCTGGTCCGAGCTCGCCTCCTTTGAATCGGCGGCGATGTGGTCGGCGGTGTCGGCTGGCTGACTCGCGGGGGCGGGGGTGTCCTTTTCGTCTTTTCTGGGCTCCTTCTGGTCGCTCTTCTTGTCGGCGGTGGCCAGCGTGTCGGCGTTGCGGACCACGAGCCGGCGCGGAGGGCTGTTGGTCCGCTGGTGTGACGGCTGACCCTTGAGGTCCTCGCGGTTGTCCCAGACGGACACCCACCACTCGATGACATTGCCGGATCGAGCGTTCATCTTCGCGAGGGGTACCTGTTCGCGCAATGCGGCCGCACCGCCACTGGTCCGCGGCGGCAATGGGAGGGCAATCTCCCGAGGTGTATCTTCTGCGTTCTCCAGCCGATAGGCCAGTACGGCCCTGGTCAGGCCGAAGTCATCCTGAAGGGTGGCCTGGAGCGGCAAGGCATCCTCGGGCAGAAGTTCGGTCTCGGGAGCGGGCCGATCGACGGCGACGGTCGGCGGCTGATCGGGTCGCGCCCGGATCGAGAATCGCAAGCTATCGCGATTCGGCTGTTGGTAGGCGTCTTTGAACTCGATGCGGTATTCGTCGTCGGTCACCACCTGGAAAGTCGCGGTGACTTCCTTGGGTTGCTGAGCTGAAGGCTCGGGCAGCAGGAGCACGTTTCTGGCAGGTGGATGGCCGAAAACGATGACCGGATCGCGGGCGGGCACGTTGGTAGCGGCCTTGACCGTGACGATTGTGCCGACCACAGCGTCGATCTGGCCGCCGGGCTGGGTGGTTGGGACCAGGCGGGTGTAGCGAGGGTACTCGCAGCACACGTTGACGCCGGTGACTTCGGGGACTGGGCGAATCTCCAGTCGCCGGATCTCGGAGCAGGCGTCGCCGGCCACGATCTGCCAAGCCATGGATTCGCGGAGATCGCGTCCGGCCTTGATCGCTTTCCACTGCCGGCCGGTGGGATCGGGCAGCAGGGTGAGTTGTTGCCCCACTGTCCAGGTTGTCCCCCCGTCGGGGCTGAACCGGACCGTAGCCGTCTCCGGCCGCCGTCCGTCGACCCGAGCGGTGAACTCGACCGGTTCGCCGCGGACCACGGACGCGCCATCTGGGGGGGTGGTTTCGACGATCTGGGTTCGCGTCGGGGCGGGGAGATGGGAACCGAACGCCCGCTTGATGCTGGGCATGACTGGCTTGGGGGCAGCCAGCGCGTAGGCCAGCAGGAGGACGACTGCGCCAGCGTTGACCCATGCTCCCAGGCGCAGCCGTCGCGTGGAGACGATCCGGCGAACGTCCACCTGGTCGAGATCGCGGACCGCCCGGTCCATCACCGCGAAGCGAATCGAGCCGGGCACCTCGCGGTGGCGCGAGATCTGAATGGCGTCGACCAGGGCATTGCGGAGGTCGGGGTGGGCGTGCTCGATCAGCCGGGCGGCGTAGAGGTCGTTGATGCGGCGAACGAGGGGCAGGACGCCGGCCAGGGCCAGCCAGACACTGCTTCCCACCAGGAACACGGCCAGAGCCGCGTGCCGGAGGGGGTCGGGGACGCCGCCGGTCAAGCGGTGATCGATCATGATGAAAATCAGGAGCCAGAGGACGACCGCTGCCGACCAGGCTGCCCCGGCCATCGCCAGTGATACCACCTTCAGCCGCGTCTTGGTGAGCCGAAGGGCAGCCTCGAGATCAACTTCTGAGGGAAGGCGGGAGGACATCGTCTATATTATAGAAGTGATCAGAGCGAAGTGCGAGGGGATGGACAGGATTCGTCATGTCAGCCTGTCCCTTCTCTTCATCTGGTCTAGCTCGCCGGCTTCCGTGATGGCTGCCCCGCCATCACGATCTCCAGGGCCTTCTGCGTCGACGCCTCGGTCCCCGGCCCAAGACGAAGCAGAGAAGAGTCAAGTATCTCATAAAAGAACTGCATCTGTTCCTGTTCGTTCAAGGTTTCATGCTCCTGTCGCGCCACGCAGGACTTTTGCCGCTGGCGCGTACTTGATTTCCATCACCTACTGATGAACCGCTTGTTGGAATCTCGAGGGGTCATCCGAAGCCGGGCCGCGCATGGCGACCGACGAGCCATGACGCTCCAAAGGAAGTGAGACCGCGGCTTCGGCATCAGGCAGTAGCCATGAACCGGGAATGTACCACGCCGTCCCGACCAGAATCAACAGCCCTGTTTCCTGCTGAAACGCTCAGGGACGGTGACACCTCGGGCGGCATCCGAATCTGACAAGCCCGCTGAAGGGAACTGCGACGACCCACGAGAAGGGAGGTGGCTCGCGGCGAACCGGTCGTGAAACGACCGGCCCGGGGATGCGTGTTTAGCGGGAAGAGTCGCTGTAGCACCTGGGAACGAAGCGACCTGGGAATGCAGGCCATGACCGCTCAAGAACCCGAGATGAGGTTCGCACCTGCACTGCCACGGAGACATATGGGGCATTGACCCGGCGTTCCCTTGCGTTAGTCCTGCTTGCAGCGTAATTTGGGCACGTTTTGAGCAACGCAGGAGACAGGTTGGCGATTGTTCGCGTTGGGATCGGCACGGACCTTCATCGGCTGGCCGAGGGTGGTCGGTTGATCCTGGGGCATGTGGTCATCGAGCATACGCAGGGGCCGGTGGCACACAGCGACGGGGACGTGGTCCTGCATGCCATGATTGACGCCTTGGCGGGTGCGGCGGGGCTGCCGGATATTGGGGAGATGTTCCCGGACACGGACCCGGCCTGGCGCGGAGCAGACAGCGGTGAGCTGCTGACTGCGGCGCTGGCGAAGGTGGCCGCGAGGGGTTATCGGGTCGTAAACGTGGACGCGACGATCCACGCCCAACAACCCAAGCTGGGGCCATACAAGATTGCGATCCGAGCGGAGGTGGCCCGGCTGCTGGGGATACCGCTCGATGCGGTGAGCATCAAAGCGAAGACAGGCGAAGGGCTTGATGCCGTCGGCCGCGCGGAGGCGATCGCCTGCACGGCGGTCGTGGGGCTCGGCGTTGCCGGCCGCAACGCGCAGGAAGTGAGCAGTGAGCAGTGAGCGAGGCGAACGCTGCATCGGGTTCGCCGGGACTCGCCTGCGGCGTACTCTGCGAGGCATGGCTGCCGTGTTCGATCGGACCTTGCGATTCGAGTGCTGGCGGTAGTCGGTACGCAGCTGAGGAATGACGATGTCGCTGAAGATCTATAACACGATGTCCCAACAGAAGGAGTTGTTTGTGCCGGTTCGGCCGGGCAAGGTGGGCATCTACCTGTGTGGACCAACGGTTTACAAACCCAGCCACATCGGGCACGCGGTCGGTCCGATCATTTTCGACACGGTCAAGCGTTACCTCAGCTACAAGGGCTTTGGCGTCGTCTGGATCGTGAACATCACCGATGTGGACGACAAGCTCATCGAGGAGGCCAAGGCCGAGGGTTGCACTGTTCCCGAACTGGCGGCCCGAGTCACGAGCAGTTATCTCAAGGCCCTAGAACAGCTTGGGGTGCACGGCATTGACCAGATGCCCAAGGCGAGCGAGCACATCGGTGAAATCGTAGCCATGTGCCAGAAGCTGATCGAGAAGAAGGCCGCGTACGTATCCGGCGGGGATGTCTACTTCGATGTGACCGCGGATTCCGACTATGGCAAGCTCTCGCACCGCAAGGGTGAGGAGCAAGTCGCCGGCTCGCGCGAGCTGGCCGGCGGAGAGAAGCGTAATCCCGGTGACTTTGCCCTGTGGAAGGCTGCCAAGCCTGGCGAACCGGCCGAGGTCCAGTACGATTCGCCGTGGGGCAAGGGCCGGCCCGGCTGGCACATCGAGTGCTCGGCCATGAGTGGCAAGTATCTGGGCGAGACGTTCGATATCCACGGCGGCGGGATGGACCTCATCTTTCCCCACCACGAGAACGAGATTGCCCAATCGGAGACCTGCCATGAGGCTCCGTTCGCCAAGTACTGGATGCACAACAATCTGACTCGTTTCAAGACCAAGAAGATCAGCAAGTCGGACCCCGAGATGCAGAAGAAGATGGCCGACCTGACGCTGGGCAGCCTGCTGAGCAGGTACCCGGCCGAACTGCTCCGCTTCGTGGTCTTGAGCACTCACTATCGTCGGCCGATCGAGTTCTCCGATGAAGAGCTGGAGGCCAAGCAGAAAGGGCTGGAGGCGTTCTACCGGCTATTCGAGCGGATCCAGCGCGTCAGCGGCCACAGTCCGTACGAAAGCGGACCCGACCTCGCACAGGTCCACAGCGCGGTTGAGAACGACGTCGAGAAGGACTTCGTTTTCGGCGGACTCGACTATCAGAACCGGTTCCTGGAGGCGATGGACGACGACTTCAACACCGGCGCCGCGGTCGGCATCCTGTTCGAAATGGTCACGGCCATCAACCGGTTCATGGACGATCACCGGATGGAGACGGCCGACAACACCAAGCTGGCCTCCCTGGCCGCCGCGGCGACCCAGACGCTTCGCGGCCTGTGCAAGCTGCTCGGCCTGTTCGAGCGGTCTCCGGCCAAGCCGGACACGGGCGGCAAGCTGGTCGAGGAGCTCATGCAGGTCCTCATTGCGGTACGAGCCGAGGCCCGCAAGAGCAAGCAGTATGCCCTGTCCGACATGGTTCGTGACCAGTTGGCCGCGGTCGGAATCCGGCTTGAGGATCGGCCGGACGGTACGAGCTGGAGGCAGGGGAACTGAGAAAGCCGAAAGGGGCAGAAGCCATCCGCTGTCAGCGATCAGCTTTCAGTTGGAGGAGGAAGGGGCGCCCTTCTGATCCACCCTTGGCGAGGGGGGGAAGGGCCGGGGGCAAGCCGAGGCTCCGAAGGTCTGGAATGGCGACAGGGTGCGTTGAGAGACGGTGAAGATGGCCAGGAATGTCCATATTGTGTGCGGGTTGGATCCCGGGCTTCGGATCACAGGATATGGTGTCCTCCGCGTGGATGACGGCGAGGACACTGTTCAGGTCGTGGACGCCGGGGTGATACGCTGCTCGACGCACGAATCGCTGGCTTTGCGGCTGGCGGAGCTAGCAGCCGGCGTGGACGAGGTTCTGGACGAGCACGACGTTGATACCGTGGCCGTCGAACAGATTTACTCGCACTATCAGCGGCCGCGGACGGCGATTCTCATGGCCCATGCTCGCGGAGTGTTGCTGCTCGAGGCTGCCCGGCGAGAATGCCGTATTCTGCACCTGCCGTCGACGACGGTGAAGCGGCATCTGACCGGTAGTGGGCGGGCGAGCAAGGAACAGATGCAGGCGGCGGTCGCGAATACACTGTCGCTTAGTGCCCGGCCGGAGCCGCCGGATGTGGCCGACGCTCTGGCTGTTGCCCTGTGTGCCGTCGGCGTGATGCAGCACCCGGCCCGGATCGCACCGGTCAACGACGATCTGCTCACTCAGTAGGACTTCCCCATGATCGTTCGCATCACCGGCGTTGTTTTGGAGGCTCGCGAGGACAGTTGCGTGCTTGACCGCGACGGGATCGGCTACGAAATCCTGCTGAGTGGTCACACGGCCGGTGAGTTGCTGGCCGCCAAGGGGCAGGAAGTCACGCTGCTGACGCTGGAGTACTACGAAGGCAGCAGCGTCGGGGGCAACCTGATTCCGCGGATGATCGGCTTCCTGCGTGAGGAGGAGCGGGCGTTTTTCGGTCAGTTCATCAAGGTCAAGGGGATGGGCATGCGTCGGGCGATCAAGGCCCTGGACATGCCACCGGGGCGCATTGCGGCGGCGATCGAGGCGGCCGACGCCAATACGCTGGCCAAGTTGCCCGGGGTGGGGAAGCGTGTCGCCCAGCAGATCATCGCCGAACTGAAGGGCAAGGTGGGCGAGTTCGCGCTAGGCAGTGCTCCGGAGGGCGGGGCCGGTGCTCCCGCGGTCGAAACGTGGACGCCTGAGATGCGCGACGCTCTCCAGGTACTGGTTGCGCTTGGGGAACGGCATGCGGATGCCCAGCGGTGGCTGGAACGGGCCCGGCAACTGCATCCTGAGACGGCCGGCTGTGATGAGTGGATCCGGCGGGCTTACCAAGTGCGAAGTACGACGGCGGGATGAGCCCCGCGTTGCTTTGTCGCAACGCCGGGGAATTGAGAAGGAGCCGGCAGTCTTTGCATGTGTCCGTCCTGCCGGCTATCATCCGGCCCGTGGCACGCGAACGGATCATATCGCAGCAATCGATCGGATGCGACGAGGATGCGTTCAACTTGTCCCTGCGTCCGCAGCGGCTCGACGAGGTCATCGGGCAGCGGGCGTTGATTGAGCAGCTTCGCATCGCTCTGGAGGCGTCCAAGGCCCGAAGTGAGCCGATGGATCACGTTCTGCTGGCCGGTCCGCCGGGCTTGGGCAAGACCACGTTCGCCCATGTCATCGCCAATGAACTCGGGGCCACCATCCGCATCACCAGCGGGCCGGCGATCAGCAAGCCGGGCGACCTGATGCACTGGCTGACCGAGATGAAACGCGGCGACGTGCTGTTCATCGACGAGATTCACCGGCTCAGCAAGCCCGTCGAGGAGTTCCTTTACTCGGCGATGGAGGATTTCCGAGTCGATTTCACCATCGACAGCGGGATCAGTGGCCGGACGGTTAACATCCCGCTGAAGCCGTTCACACTGATCGGGGCCACGACCCGGTCGGGGCTGCTGACCGGGGCGCTTCGTGACCGGTTCGGGATGCTGTTCCACTTCGACTTCTACCAGAAGGAGGATCTGGCCGAGATTCTGGCCCGGTCGGCGGGCAAGCTGAGGGTGCCGGCCGAGGCGGCGGCTCTGGCGACGATTGCCGGGCGTTCGCGAGGCACGCCGCGGGTGGCGAATCGGTTGCTCAAGCGGACCCGCGACTTTGCCCAGGTTCGGGCTGAGGGTCGGCTTACGCCGGGGGTTGTGGACAAGGCCCTCGATCTGCAGGGCATCGACAAGCTCGGACTGGACGATCTGGACCGGGCGTTCCTCAGCACGCTGATCCAGGTCTACCGGGGTGGACCGGCCGGCATTGAGGCCCTGGCGGCGACGCTCGGCCAGGAGCGAGATACGCTTGAGGACGTGGTCGAGCCGTATCTGCTGCAGATCGGGTTCGTGATCCGGACGAAGCAGGGGCGGGTGGCCACCCAGGCCGGTTACGGGCACCTCGGTACACCGTACGCCGCCCCTGGGCAGCCGGTCTCCGAGGCCCAGGGCCAGCTCTTCGACGAGTCTTGACAATCCCGGCCGCGGGCCTTCTAATAGCTGTGTTTGGCCCATCGAGCGGATGTGGCGGAATTGGCAGACGCGCAAGGTTCAGGTCCTTGTGATCGCAAGATCGTGGAGGTTCGACTCCTCTCATCCGCAGTTTCCCCCGGTGACATGAGCTTCTGCGCATTCCTCCGAAGTACCTCTCTCAAACAGAGCTACGACCCCGGGGGTGGGTCGCCGGCGGCGCGGTGACGGATGCCCTCAGGGTCATCGACCAGGAAGTTGCCCGCCGTGGTGTTCACCAGCGACAGGCTCAGCGTGTGTAGAACTCTATAACTCTCGCGTAGTCCACCTCAAAGGGCAGACGAACGTCTTCGGGGTTCGGAAGGCGGGTCACCTGAGCCTCGCCCTTGGCGGTGTCGACGGCCAGCCAGCTAGGCACGACCGCGTCGGCGCACATCTCGGCACAACCCTTGATGAAGGCTTTGCTCTTGTCTTTCACGTTGATCATGTCGCCGGCGCTGACGCCCAGGCCGGGACGGTCGACCTTCTTGCCGTTGACCAGGAAATGCCCGTGGGACACGAGTTGGCGAGCCTGCCAGATGGTTCGGGCCCACCCACAACGCCGGATGACGTTGTCCAACCGGGATTCGAGCAGCTGCTGGAGAGCCTCCTGGGTATTGCCCTTTGACTTGCCGGCCTGCTCGAGATAGCGGTGAAGCTGTGTGTTGCGGATGTTGTAGTAGAATGCGAGCTTCTGCTTCTCCGCGAGCTGACGGCCGTACAGCGTGCGTCGCACCGGGCGGAAGCCGTGCTGGCCTGGCCGGGTGGTGCGTTTCAGATTGATGTGCTTGGGAGTTTCCGCAATCGGCACGCCGAGGCTTCGGCTCAGGCGAACTTTCGGCCCGCAGTAGTTACCCATGTGTAAGGACGCTCCTGTTCTTCCAACAAAACCGCCAACTGAATCCGAGGCACACCCGCGGGACGCCGTCCCCTGAGGCCGGTCACAAGGGTTGCCGCTTCCCGCGCGCTCCTTCGTCGCAGGATCCCCGGTCCCTGGGACCGGTGAAGACTTATTAGCGTACCGGGCGAAGTCGGCTGGGTCAAGGTAGTTTGGCGGCGGCCTGGCAGCGAGGGGTGCGAACGCTGTCAGCGGCGACTGCCCGATCATCTTCCAGCGAGGCTTATCGCGTCATAAATCATTGGCTTTCAAGATCTTAAAGACGGACAAAGCTGGTTCCGCCGGGTCGTTCCTGCTCGCGGGGCTGGGCTGTTCTCGGAACACCAGGTCCGCATGCAGCCGGCCGTATCTGTTCGGGACCACGTGCCCCGCTGGCGCTCCGGGTACAATGCCCGCGGTGATGACCGGGCGGTCCGGTCGTGGATCAGGAGAGTGGGCGATGAACGAGGGCGAGTTGAAGGGGCGACTGGAGCTGGCGGTGGAAGCCGGGCGGATGGCTGGGGAACACACGCTTAAGTACTTCCATCGTCCGGACCTCGAGGTGGAGCGCAAGCGCGACGGCACGCCGGTCACGGTAGCCGACCGTGAGGCCGAGGGACTGCTTCGCGAGCGGATCGCCTCGGCGTTTCCGCGGGATGCCATCGTCGGCGAGGAGATGGCCGACCGGCCGGGGGTTTCCGGCTATCGTTGGATTCTCGATCCGATCGACGGCACGAAGTCGTTCATTCACGGTGTTCCGCTCTACGGGACGCTGGTGGGAGTGGAGCACGAGCGTCGCTGCGTGATCGGTGTGATTGTGCTGCCCGGGCTGGACGAATACGTTTACGGCGCCTGGGGTCTGGGCGCCTGGCACGGGCGGGGTGAGCAGTCTCCGGTTCGTGCCCGCGTTTCCTCGGTCAACCGCATGTCGGAGGCGTTGTTCTGCACGACCGGGGTAAGCGGTTTCGTGAAGGAGAATCGCTACGACGTTTACGAGGCTCTTCGTCGTCGCTGCCAGCTGACTCGCGGCTGGGGTGACTGCTATGGGTATGTGCTGGTGGCGACCGGGCGGGCGGAGATCATGATCGACCCGGAGTTGAGTCTCTGGGACATGGCTGCCTTACCTGCCATCCTGGAGGAAGCCGGGGGGACGTTCACCGACTGGCAAGGCACACCCACCATCTACGGCAAGCAGGGTGTCGCGACCAACGGGCAACTGCTTTCGGAAGTACTGGCGATCACCGGAGCGAAGTAGGTACCGGACCCGGAACCGCGAGCCGTTCCGGTCCCCGGGGCGCGGACCCGAGGCCTGGTTCGCCGGTCACCGCGTGCTGGCGGGCGTGCTCGCCCCGTGGAATGGTGCGACGGGCTGACTGGTCCTTACAGGCTCCTCGACGCTGCTTCCTTCAGCATCTTGGCACCTCCCAGGAGCATCTCCTCGGTCTTTTCCCACCCAAGGCACTCGTCGGTGATGGAGACGCCATACCGGAGCTTGGTCGGATCGTCGATGAATGGCTGGCTACCCTCGCAGAGATTGCTCTCGACCAGCAGGCCGATGAGCGAGGGGTTGCCGGTGATCTGCTGCTCGAGGACGCTGCGCCAGACCAGCTCCTGGTTCTGGAATTTCTTGTTGGAGTTAGCGTGGCTGCAGTCGACCATGACCACGGCGGGGAGGCAGGCTTTGCGCAGCCGGGCGGTGGCGTCGGCCACGTTCTTGGGGTCGTAGTTCGGCCCGTTGCGGCCGCCACGGAGAATCATGTGCCCCCAGCGGTTGCCACGGGTCTTGATGATCGCGGTGCGTCCGTCGTCGTCGATCCCCAGAAAGCTGTGGGCGTGCCGGGCAGACTGCATTGCGTCGATGGCGACCTGGAGATTTCCCTCGGTGCTGTTCTTGTAGCCGACGGGCATGGACAGCCCGCTGGCCATTTGGCGATGGGTCTGTGATTCGGTGGTCCGGGCGCCCAGCGAGGCCCAGCTGATCAGGTCGGCGATATACTGTGGAGTGATCGGGTCGAGCATCTCGGTGGCCGTTGGCAGGCCCATCTCGGTGATGGCCAGCAGGAGGCGGCGTGCCTTCCTCAGACCCGTCTCCATCGCGAATGATCCGTCCAGGAGAGGGTCGTTGATCAAGCCCTTCCAACCGATGGTGGTCCGCGGTTTCTCGAAGTAGACGCGCATGACCACGAAGAACTGCTCGGACACCTTCCGACTCAGCTCGCAGAGGCGACCGGCATATTCGAGAGCCGCCTTCTCGTCATGGATGGAACAAGGACCGATGACCACCAGCAACCGGCGATCGAAGCCGCCGAGAATCTGCCGGATCATGTCGCGGCTCTCGACCACCGTGCGGTTGGCCGGTAAGGTCATGGGAAGCTCGGTTTTCAGTTCCCGAGGGCAGACCAGGGGGATCGTATGGGTGACGTTGAGGTTCTCGGTCCGCTGCCGCACTGCCCAGCCAGAGACGGGAGCCGTCTCCTCCTCCCGGGGTTTCGACGCTCCCCAGCCTGGGCTGCTGTGTCTGGCTGCCTTGCTCATGGGTCAGTTTTGACTCTCAATGTCGGCGCAGACCTCGCTCGGCCTGTTGTCATCTTCGCCACCGAGGTCGAAGAGAATGTCGGCCGACAGGCACAGATCACTCCCCGGTTCCCCGGACGAAAACCGTCCGGTATGGCGATCGCGGGGTGCATGGCATCTAGTATATCGGCTGGCGGCGTTCCGGGCAACGAGCGTGAGGGCTGGTGACGTGGTCATTGTGGGGCCGCGAGAGGTTCGGTTACCGGAACGAGGAAAGTACCTCGCGGACCCAGCATCACACATCCGCGGGAGATGAGGAAAAGGTACTCACAGCGGCCCCATTGGAGTCCCTGGAGCACGGCTGTGGCTTTCGCTCACGTTTCGGCGGGTGACGGCTCTCTCGAGTCGGCCAGTTTCAGCAATCGCTCGACCAAGAGAGCGAGTTCGTCCATGCGAAACGGCTTGCGGACAAGCACGGTTCTCTCGTCGGCGCGTAATTCGGTGGCATCGTCGAGAGTACCGGTGGTGATGACAATCGGAATGGTTGCCCCCTGCCCGCGAAGTACTCGGGAACAATCGATGCCGCTTCGGCCAGGCATCTCGTTGTCTGTAATCACCATTCGGATGCGCTCCTGGTCCGCTTGCCACTGGTCCAGCAGAGCGGATCCATCCGCCACTGATATGACCTCGTACCCCAGCTGATGGAGCACGCTCGAGAAGGTGTCCCGCACAAAGGGGTCGTCCTCCGCCACCAGGATCACTTCACCGCTGCCACGCGCGGTAGGGGGTGCCGGGCCCGCGAGCTGCTTCGGTTCGGGAGCCTCGATGCGAGGGAACCAGAGCTTGAAGACTGCTCCCCGCCCGACCTCCGATTGAACCTCGATGGCGCCGCTGTGGTTTTCCACGATTCCATGGACGATCGAGAGTCCCAACCCGGTGCCCTGCCCTCGGGGCTTGGTGGAGAAGAACGGCTCGAACAGTCGTGGCAGGATCTCTTCGGGTATGCCCGTGCCCGTATCGGCCACGACCAGGCAGGCGCGGGGCGGCTGCACCGTGGTCCCGGGTGATCCCGGAGCTGGCGGAGGCTCGTCGGACAAGGCCGAGAGCTGAAGCGTGCCGCCGCCGGGCATGGCGTCTCGAGCGTTGATTGCGAGGTTCAGGATGATCTGCTGGATTTGCGTGGAGTCGGCGTCGATCCACAGCGGTTCCGGCTGGGTATCGATCAGAACCTGAATACCTGAAGGCAAGAGACGATGGAGCATCTTGCAGGATGACTTGATGACCTCCTGCAGGCAGACCTTCTTCCTGTCACATGGCAACCTGCGAGCGAAGGCGAGCAGTGATCGCGTGACGTTCACGGCCTGTTCGGCGGCATCCTGGATCACCGCGGCAGCATCGCGCACGACCGGCTGATCGGGCAGGCGATCGAGGACGATGTCGATATTGCCCAGAATCACCGTAAGCAGATTGCTGAAATCGTGAGCGATGCCGCCGGCCAGTTGGCCCACGGCCTCCATCTTCTGGGCCTGGTGGAGCATCTCCTGGAGGGAGGTCCGCTCCTGTTCAACTCGAATCCGGTCGGCGATCTCGCGACGGAGCCGCTCGTTGGCGGCGGCCAGCTCGGCGGTCCTGGCCGCCACTTTTTCCTCGAGTCCTTCGTTTGCCTGCTTCAGCTCGCGTCTCAACCGGCTCAGGGCCACATGGGTTGAGACCCGGGCGAGCACTTCCTCCGCTTCGAAGGGTTTGGTCACATAGTCAACGCCGCCTGCGGCGAACGCCTCGATCTTGTCGAATGACTCCTTGGCCGCGCTGAGGAAGACCACCGGGATGTCGGCGGTTGCGGGGTCGGCCTTCAGCCGACGACACACCTCGTAGCCGTCCAGCCCTGGCATGCGAATATCCAGCAGGATGAGATCGGGCGGCTCCGCCGTGGCGGAAGCGAGGGCTCGCGCGCCGTCCGTGGCCGAGCGCACCTCATAGCCCCGTACGTCCAGAAGTCCGTTGAGCAGCCGGACGTTGTCGACCATGTCATCGACGACCAGGATACTCGCGGGCATAGCTCACGCTCCGCCACGTCCCCGACGACCGTGGAGTCTCGAATCACCTTCCTATCTGACGACCGGCGTTTTCAAGCCCCTTCCACGCGGGGGCAGGTCGCGGAAATGATCGCCTCGAAATCGTACTCGTCCGCCATCCGCAAGAGCTTGCGAGCGAGTTCGCCGTGCTCCGCTTCCAGAGCCGAGGCTACCTGCCTGAGCCGCTTGGTGCTACCGAGCACGGCCGCCCGGTGAAGATCGGCTTTTTTCTCGGCCGAGAGAATCGTCAAATCCAAAGCTGTCAATCGAGTGAGACCTAGCCCGTCTGCCTTCTTCTCGTCATAGTTGTACCGTACCCCCAGGTATTTGGCAATTTGATCGAAAATCTGGTTCTCCTGGAACGGTTTGCGGATCAGATCGTCGCACCCGACTGCGAGGAGTCTATCCCTATCGGACTCAAAGGCGCTCGCGGTCAAGGCAATCACCACCGGTCGTTCCGTCGGGGGACGGGCCCTGATCTGGCGGGT
This window of the Phycisphaerae bacterium genome carries:
- the ispF gene encoding 2-C-methyl-D-erythritol 2,4-cyclodiphosphate synthase, encoding MAIVRVGIGTDLHRLAEGGRLILGHVVIEHTQGPVAHSDGDVVLHAMIDALAGAAGLPDIGEMFPDTDPAWRGADSGELLTAALAKVAARGYRVVNVDATIHAQQPKLGPYKIAIRAEVARLLGIPLDAVSIKAKTGEGLDAVGRAEAIACTAVVGLGVAGRNAQEVSSEQ
- the cysS gene encoding cysteine--tRNA ligase: MSLKIYNTMSQQKELFVPVRPGKVGIYLCGPTVYKPSHIGHAVGPIIFDTVKRYLSYKGFGVVWIVNITDVDDKLIEEAKAEGCTVPELAARVTSSYLKALEQLGVHGIDQMPKASEHIGEIVAMCQKLIEKKAAYVSGGDVYFDVTADSDYGKLSHRKGEEQVAGSRELAGGEKRNPGDFALWKAAKPGEPAEVQYDSPWGKGRPGWHIECSAMSGKYLGETFDIHGGGMDLIFPHHENEIAQSETCHEAPFAKYWMHNNLTRFKTKKISKSDPEMQKKMADLTLGSLLSRYPAELLRFVVLSTHYRRPIEFSDEELEAKQKGLEAFYRLFERIQRVSGHSPYESGPDLAQVHSAVENDVEKDFVFGGLDYQNRFLEAMDDDFNTGAAVGILFEMVTAINRFMDDHRMETADNTKLASLAAAATQTLRGLCKLLGLFERSPAKPDTGGKLVEELMQVLIAVRAEARKSKQYALSDMVRDQLAAVGIRLEDRPDGTSWRQGN
- the ruvC gene encoding crossover junction endodeoxyribonuclease RuvC; translation: MARNVHIVCGLDPGLRITGYGVLRVDDGEDTVQVVDAGVIRCSTHESLALRLAELAAGVDEVLDEHDVDTVAVEQIYSHYQRPRTAILMAHARGVLLLEAARRECRILHLPSTTVKRHLTGSGRASKEQMQAAVANTLSLSARPEPPDVADALAVALCAVGVMQHPARIAPVNDDLLTQ
- the ruvB gene encoding Holliday junction branch migration DNA helicase RuvB; the protein is MSPALLCRNAGELRRSRQSLHVSVLPAIIRPVARERIISQQSIGCDEDAFNLSLRPQRLDEVIGQRALIEQLRIALEASKARSEPMDHVLLAGPPGLGKTTFAHVIANELGATIRITSGPAISKPGDLMHWLTEMKRGDVLFIDEIHRLSKPVEEFLYSAMEDFRVDFTIDSGISGRTVNIPLKPFTLIGATTRSGLLTGALRDRFGMLFHFDFYQKEDLAEILARSAGKLRVPAEAAALATIAGRSRGTPRVANRLLKRTRDFAQVRAEGRLTPGVVDKALDLQGIDKLGLDDLDRAFLSTLIQVYRGGPAGIEALAATLGQERDTLEDVVEPYLLQIGFVIRTKQGRVATQAGYGHLGTPYAAPGQPVSEAQGQLFDES
- the rpsD gene encoding 30S ribosomal protein S4 — translated: MGNYCGPKVRLSRSLGVPIAETPKHINLKRTTRPGQHGFRPVRRTLYGRQLAEKQKLAFYYNIRNTQLHRYLEQAGKSKGNTQEALQQLLESRLDNVIRRCGWARTIWQARQLVSHGHFLVNGKKVDRPGLGVSAGDMINVKDKSKAFIKGCAEMCADAVVPSWLAVDTAKGEAQVTRLPNPEDVRLPFEVDYARVIEFYTR
- the hisN gene encoding histidinol-phosphatase translates to MNEGELKGRLELAVEAGRMAGEHTLKYFHRPDLEVERKRDGTPVTVADREAEGLLRERIASAFPRDAIVGEEMADRPGVSGYRWILDPIDGTKSFIHGVPLYGTLVGVEHERRCVIGVIVLPGLDEYVYGAWGLGAWHGRGEQSPVRARVSSVNRMSEALFCTTGVSGFVKENRYDVYEALRRRCQLTRGWGDCYGYVLVATGRAEIMIDPELSLWDMAALPAILEEAGGTFTDWQGTPTIYGKQGVATNGQLLSEVLAITGAK